The genomic stretch taaatatgcaaaagaaaatgaagaaaaattgaaagatcAGCATTGTAACCTTTTGAGCCTTTGGATATATGAACAgttgtatgaatattttgaacAAAATCAGGGAAAAGTTAATAATGCTTATACTGAACTTATGCTTAAATTAAGCTTTGTTCTTAGAGATCTCAACATACCAGACGCCGATAATTGCTTGCGTCTGGTAAATGCACATTCATACGAAATGTGGAAAGAGCGTAAGGATCTTTATGATTATTGTGTCGATTATGatgaatttaataaattaactGATTTTAGTGAtggaaaatgcaaagaaTATCAAAAATACATCAATCAAAAATCTTCACTCCATAAACAATTTC from Plasmodium cynomolgi strain B DNA, scaffold: 0270, whole genome shotgun sequence encodes the following:
- a CDS encoding hypothetical protein (putative); amino-acid sequence: QTNEECISQDPPDIKDPKTLEICGKLVKYLKYKYAKENEEKLKDQHCNLLSLWIYEQLYEYFEQNQGKVNNAYTELMLKLSFVLRDLNIPDADNCLRLVNAHSYEMWKERKDLYDYCVDYDEFNKLTDFSDGKCKEYQKYINQKSSLHKQFRKLYIRAFENDVFYVKCSGYNPENMIPKLKCEIEKLLAQQQQNEFLHDRRLSDHTEFS